The Candidatus Zymogenaceae bacterium region CCAGCACCGGCGTATTCTTCTTCCTGTCGGAGATAATCTGTTTCACCTCGGCCACGTCCCGGGCGTTTCGCACGAACGAGACGGCCACCCAGTCCACATCGATATCGAGGCCGAACAGGAGATCGCTTCTATCCTTATCCGTCATGGAGGGAACCGTCAGGCGGGTATCCGGCAGGTTTACGCCCTTCCTGGGGGTGATCAGTCCGCCGCTGACCACCTGGGCGGACAGTCGCTTGTTGTCCTTATCCACAACGAGAAGCTCCACGTTGCCGTCGTTGATAAACACCCGCTCCCCTGTCCGCACCTCATCGGCAAGGTTCGGATAGTCGACAACGACGGTCACATCGTTTCCTGCGGTCGCCGAGAGGGTGATGGTCTCCCCCCGGGTGATCTCGATCTCGCCGCCTGGGATATCGCCGACCCTGATCTTCGGCCCGGCGAGGTCCATGATAACGCCGATGGGACGTTTCAACTCCCGCTCGACTTTTCTTATCCGCTTGAGCACTTCATGATGCTCTTCCGGACTGCTGTGAGAGAAGTTGAGCCGGGCCGCGTCCATCCCGGACAGGGCAAGCTGATGTATCATGTCCTCCGATTCCGAGGCGGGACCGATGGTGCAAACGACCTTCGAGTGTCTCACGATTTTTTCCCCTTCACGACCGACGGGGCGCTCTCCCCCCGCCGTACACACAGTATCACGATCATGATCGCCCCCGCAAGGATCATCGGGACGGTCAAGAGCTGCCCCAGGGTGAACGGCCCCAGGATCAAACCCAGGTGCGGGTCCGGCTGCCTAAAAAATTCCACGAAGAAGCGAAAGACCCCGTAGAGCAGAATAAAGGTCCACATGGCAACGCCCCGGGTCGCCCCGCGGATGTTCAGGAGAAAGACGATCACAAAGAGTACCAGTCCCTCAAGAAGCGCCTCGTACAGCTGGGACGGATGGCGACACAGCCCTTCCGGGTCCGTGGGAAAGACCATGCACCACGCCGCATCACCGGCCCTGCCGTAGAGCTCGCCGTTGATGAAGTTGCCGATGCGGCCCAGAAACAATCCCACGGGCGTCGCGGCGGCCACGATATCGCCCACGTCATAAAAATGGACCTTCTTTTTCCAACAGTAATAGGCGGTGGCCAGCACGACCCCCAAAAAACCGCCGTGAAACGACATTCCCCCCTCCCAGAGGGCGAAGATCTTCAGCGGGGCGTGGAAGTAATAGACCGGCGCGTAGAAGAGACAGTACCCGAGCCTCCCGCCGATGAGAACCCCCAACATCAGATAAAACAGGTAGTCCCACAGGTCATCACCGGACAATCGCACCTTCTTCTTGACGGCAAGATACCTGATGATGAAAAACGCGGCGATAAAACCGAGCACGTACATCATGCCGTACCAGCGTATCTCGAACCTGCCCAGCTTCACGATAACCGGATCAATATGCGGATAGGGAATCACGAAACAGTCTCCTTATAGGTATGTATCAATGAGGTTTTTCTTTTCGATCCCGCCCTTACCTCTCGGTCGCCAGGAATTCAGCATATCGAACCAGGGCGGATGCGGCGAAAACCGCCCGACCCGGTCCGGGGAAGACCGGTATGCCCTGCCGTTCAAACTCCTCCCGCCACCGGGAATACTGGGACAGCTCCCCGCCCATGAAGCACGCCAGAATCGGCGTGTCCGGGTGTTTTGCTCTGATGGCGGCGAATATATCGGCCGCGTCGAAATCGGACTCCGGGATGAGGGTGAATATGGCGAGAACCATATCCACATCCTTTTCCTTAACCAGGGCGTTTGTGATGACCTCGTAGGCCCGCCGGGGACCCACGTTCTCTATGGCGAACCACATATCCACAGGATTGGCCACCCGGGCCCACTCCGGGAAAACCTCCCGCATCCGGGCGGCCCCATCACTGCTCAGGGGCGGTATCTCAAGCCCGTAGAGATCCGTATAGTCCGCCGTCAGCACGCATCCCACCCCGGTGATGGAGACCACCCCCAGCCGCCTTCCCCGGGGGAGCGGCACGA contains the following coding sequences:
- a CDS encoding prolipoprotein diacylglyceryl transferase, with the protein product MPYPHIDPVIVKLGRFEIRWYGMMYVLGFIAAFFIIRYLAVKKKVRLSGDDLWDYLFYLMLGVLIGGRLGYCLFYAPVYYFHAPLKIFALWEGGMSFHGGFLGVVLATAYYCWKKKVHFYDVGDIVAAATPVGLFLGRIGNFINGELYGRAGDAAWCMVFPTDPEGLCRHPSQLYEALLEGLVLFVIVFLLNIRGATRGVAMWTFILLYGVFRFFVEFFRQPDPHLGLILGPFTLGQLLTVPMILAGAIMIVILCVRRGESAPSVVKGKKS